Genomic segment of Candidatus Chlorohelix allophototropha:
TCATTCGGATTTCACGTACCGGACGGTTGGCAAGTCCAGCAGAAGGATCGACACCAAGTTCACCGGAAGACTGAATGAAAGGAGCAGGGCGCAAGTGCTGAATGATTTCCGATTTTATAGCGGCAAGCGGTCGTTCAAGGCTAAATTCAAAACTGGGCACTTGTCCTTGAGAACTATATTGCCGAGCAGCCACCATACCCATCCTGAAACTTTCCCGGTTAGCAACAAACGGTCTGATTTTAGCAAGCCACTCCTCAACCGTTTTTAATTTCTGCTCAGGATTATAAATACCGCACCACTTAAGCAATTCGTCGGTGCGTTTATTCGAGTGAATTATGGTGCCATCGAGTTCCGCCAGCAACAAGCCGTCACTCATACCTTCTAAGCCACTGGTGAGAGCAAGGTGTTCTTCTATATATTGGACAACCTCATTTTGAATAGCCTCGCGATGCTTAGCAGCCCGCATATTTACGGTTCTAGCGCTGATTACCAACACTAAGGCAGCGCCAAAGGTGGATGAGGCTACTACAACTGCCAATAGGAGCAAAAGTTCGCTATTTAGAAGGCTACCGAAAAATAGCAAGCCCACCAATGCCAGCAGCACAATCCCCAAATATAACCAGATATCGCTAACTGTCAGGGGATGCGGTTCTATTACCCGATTTTTTGCTTTCGCAGGCTCGAGCAATAGCGGCGGTTCGGATATTTTATCTACTAGTGGCTCGAATAGATTGCTTTGCAAACCAATTCTATTTTCAGAGCGGTTTAAATAACCCAAGCCTGTATCTCCTATACTATATTGAAATCCTAAGCGAAGTTGTGGAAGCACAGGCACAAATATAAGCAATATACTGAAAACCCAATCTGTTGGGATTATGCCACAATTTGATATTTTAGACAATGGGCGTATAATGAAGCGATTAATATCTGGCTTAATATGAATGACGGTTAGAATTGCAAATAGTGCTTAGCTTTCTGGTAGCAGTTCAATTCCTCACGACTCTGCCTGTACCCCTACGACGACAGGCAAGCTCAGAAGATGTAGGCAGGGCAGTTCGTTATTTCCCAATTGTAGGGTTGTGGCTAGGAGTAATGTTAGCCAGTTTGAACTGGCTGCTTAACTTTTTTATGCCTGCAAATATCGTGGCGACCTTACTTGTAGCTTCGCTGCTTGCCTTTACCGGTGCGCTTCATTTTGACGGTTTTCTAGATTCATGCGATGGTATGTTCGGTTACCGCACCCCGGAGCGGCGGCTTGAAATTATGCGAGACAGTCATGTTGGAAGCTTCGCGGTTGCAGGTGGCTGGGTTTTATTAACCCTTAAATATGTCGCGCTTCTCAACATTCCCCCCGACCTGATGACCCCGGCACTATTACTTGCTCCGGTATTAGGGCGGTGGGCGCTAGTCACAGCGGTGGTTATATTTCCATATGGACGGGATAGCGGATTGGGTATTCTGTTCAAGCAGCACACCGGAAAACTAGAAATGGCACTGGCTGGACTAGGAGTGTTGGTATTTTCGCTATTAACATTGCGGCTATTTGGAGTGGTGCTAGTATTAACTAACTTCGTTTTTGCTTACCTTTTTGGTAAGTATGTAATGAGCAAACTGCCTGCCGGTTTAACGGGCGATAGTTATGGGGCTATAACCGAATCCAGCGAGACGCTCGCCTGGCTTATTATCGGGGCGGCGGCGGGTGTGATAAAATCCATGTGGTTTCTATAACCAAATACTTCTCAAAACCTTTTATCCTTTACAGGTGATAAGAAAATGCCGAAGCTGATTCTGGTAAGGCACGGTCAAACCGATTATAACGCGCAACGTCGTTATCAAGGACACACCGACATCCCACTTAATGAAATGGGTTTACGTCAAGCCAGAGCTTTACAAAAACGCCTCTCTCATTTAAAACTCACTGCTGCCTTTTGTAGCGATTTGAGCAGAGCGCGTACCACTGCCCAAATTGGGCTGGAAGGGCATTCTCCCAAACTGGAAGCGGAAATATTGCCCGGTCTGCGTGAAGCTTCCGGTGGCAGAGCAGAGGGGTTAAATTATAATCAAATGCTGGAGCAATTCCCCGAAGAAACTAAGCTCTGGCAAAGTGATCGGTACAATTATAGCCCGCCCGGTGGTGAAAACCTGAAGACTGTGCTTGAGCGGGTTAGCCAAGCAATTGATTATATTACCAATAAACATCCGGGCGAAGATGAAGTGGTTTTGGTAGTGGCACACGGGGGAGTAATCGGCACACTTCTTTGCCATTATATGGGGATGGATTTAAACCGTATCTGGCAATGGCGGGTAGATAGTTGTTCGTTGAGCATCGTCCACCTTTACGATAATGCTTCAATCCTGTCGCTGTTTAACGATACATCCCATATTGACTCTATGGATTTAAGTGAAGGTAAATAGGAATTTCTTGTTTTCTGGAAAGGTTTTTGAATAGTAGCGATAATGTCAAAACCATCGAAAGAGCGCCTAATAAGCCTTGTTTTGGGTGGCGCACGCAGCGGCAAAAGTACCTTTGCCGAGAAACTGGCAAGTTCCCGTGCGAGCAACCTCGCGGTGTTATACGTAGCAACGCTTGAACCTTATGATGCCGAAATGCAAGAGCGCGTAGAGCGACATCGTGCCAGTCGTCCCGATACATGGCGCACATTAGAAGCCCCTCTGAATTTGGCTGAAACAGTTCGTCAAGGATACAAGGGTGAGAAATTGGTGCTGCTCGATTGTCTCACGCTTTGGACTACCAACCGCCTGATGAGCATAACACCACTGGATAAGGATGCTGCGGGATATGTCTCCCAAATACCGCCTGAAGACGACCTTGCGCTCGAATCTACTACGCCTACTACTCCTGTTGAGGTTACTTCCCCAGATTATTTTGCCGAGGAACGCGCAATGGCTCAGGAACTCGAATCACTAGTGGCTTGGTTACGTGAGCAGAATTGCGGACTAGTAATGGTTTCTAACGAAGTGGGAATGGGTTTAGTACCGCCTTACCCACTGGGACGCGCCTATCGAGATGCGTTGGGACGCTTAAATCAGGTTGCTGCTAACCTCGCAGATGAAGCTTTTTTTTGTATTGCCGGTATTCCCATTGATTTGAAAAAATTGCAATATAATTTTGACGAGGATATCTAAGGGCTATGAAAGGGATTTTCTCGACCCTGAAACGAGGTTTGACCAAATTTCTAGAAGATCAGGGCACAGGCTGGGCGGCGGCAATCGCCTATTATGCGCTGGTCTCTGTTTTTCCGCTTATCATTGGCGTAGTTGTAATCGCTACTTTAATCATTCAGGACGATAATACCCGTAAGGATATTACTAAAAGCCTGATTGAAGCTTTCCCAAAAGCCGATCAAGCCGGAGTAAACATCAATGAAATCATTAATAATTTCATTGATACCTTGAGTAAAGCTGCTCCTGTTCTAGCGGTAGTATCGGTGATTGGTACTCTATGGTCGGGTAGTGGCGTGTTAGACGGGATTATGACTGCTGTAAATGTTGCATGGGATGTAAAAAGAGACCGACGGAGCTTTTTTAAGAAAGCAGTGATACGCTTTGGAATGTTGATAGGGCTAGGTATTCTGTTTATTATCTCCACCGGCATGGGATTTGCCATTCAGATTATTCGAGGGCTTGATATTGGTATCCTCGGTATTAGCACTAATAGTTTTAGTTTGCTTTGGGATACAATCATTTTCATAGTACTTTACTTACTCAATGTAGCAATTTTCATGGTTATTTACCGACTCGCTCCCGATCGAACGCTAGAAAAACGAATCCGCTGGAAACCAATACTATTGGGTGCAGTGATTGCAGCGTTTCTTTTTGAGATCAGCAAATTGTTGCTGACCTTCTTCCTAACCGGATTCGGAGGCGCACAAAGCTATCAGCGTACATATGGAGCTATAGCCGGAGTTATCATTTTCTTATTCTATGTATATGTAAGCGCTTGTATTCTGCTGATAGGGGCTGAAATAGCGGCAGTAGCTACGCGCAAGGCAGAAGTGGAAGCAGGAGAATTGCGAGAACCGGAGATAAAGAAAACCAACTCGAATATTCTGACTCCTGTGACTGTGGAAATTGCCAAGCCCAAAGAAACCAAATCGGGTTTGTTACCCGCCTTTTTCAGTTTGGCAATAGTAGGTCTGTTTATAGTAGCAGGACGCAAACGCAGCAACCGTAAATAAAAAAGGCGCAGACTTTATCTGCACCCCAGAGTTTTGCTTTCAGAAATAGCTAATCTTTTGACAGAACTTTTTCTACTAATGCAACGCTCTGTCGCCCTTCGTCCCCAAAATAAACCGCATTTTTGAAAAGCGCATGCAGATTGGGGTCTTCGGTGAAAGCACGACCAGCATAAGCAAAAATAATACCGGGCAGCCAATATTGCTTTACTTTTTCTATCACTGGTGATATTTCTTGATGGAGCGCAATAGCGGTTTCAGAACGACTTGCTGAAAAGACCACCATAGCGGGCTTCAAACGGCGTAAATCTTTTTCGAGATCAAGCGCCGGCACATTTTGCCCCAGATAAAGCACCCGCCAGCCATTTCTACGAAGAAAGAAGGTTGTCATTACTACCCCTACTTCATGAAATTCGTGAGGAGCGCAACCTGTTAGGATTAGCGGTCCTGTTTCCAGAACCGGCAGCGAATTGATCATCGCATTCAGACGAGTGCGGCAGATGTTGCTGGCAAAATGTTCGGTGGCAACTGTTACTTCGTTGCGCATCCAGCGATCACCGATTTCGTAAAGTACCGGTTGAATCAAATCCACACAAACTTCTTCCGGTGGATAAAATCCGGCTGCTTCAGAAATAAGGTTATCGGCGGTCTGTTCATCAAATTGTAGGAAAGCATTCATCAACTCATTGCCTAGTACGCTCATAGAACGCACCTCATTTAAACGAGTATTCTTTGGATGGCTTCCTCTGCCGTTGGTTTTCGTAGAATTGGAACGAGCTTGGCGGTTTTCGTACTGCATCACCTCTAGAACAGTTTCTTCCGGCTGTGCCTGCAAAAGAGTGCTGGCTTGACTAATTGACATTCCTTCTTCAAGGCGATTCCTCAACCACATAACACGATAAATATCTCGCTTGGTATAGCGCCTATGCCCACTCTCAGTTCGCTGTGGAGTGAGAATTTTGTAGCGCTTCTCCCAAGCGCGTAGAGTAGGTTCGGTAATACCTGCCATATGCGCTACCGCTTTAATGCTATAAATAGGGAGATCGAGGGTGTTTTCTAACATTTTGAAGTGTTCCTTTGAAGGGAAGCCATCTGTTGCGGCCTATAGGTTTATTTTGCCAGCCTTTTGTAATTATCACTTTGAGAGTAATATAGAAGTTATTATAATTCTTTATACTAAAATTATATCACTCGACATGCCTCTGTCAAGATATTGTATAACATTTCTATTGCTGCTGCTGTAGCTATTGATACTTTCAAGCCTTTATTGTCCAATTTGTGGATTAATTATAGGAGAGTTTTGATTAAATGCTTTTTAGTCGAATGGAGATAATTATATGTGTGGTCGATTCGCCCTGAAAGCTAATATAGATTCTATTGAAGAGCGGTTTACTGCTCAAGCTATGTTTAGTAATACTGACTTTGCGCCTAGTTTCAATATAGCGCCTAGCCAGGTTTGTCCTGTTATAGTTGCGAGTGAAAAAGGCAGGCAAATAAGGTTAATGAAATGGGGCTTGATACCAAGTTGGTCAAAAGAATTTAAAGCCAATTATTCAACGATTAATGCAAGGGTTGAAGGAATAGAAACCAAACCCGCTTTCCGTAAACCGTTTAAATCACAGCATTGCCTTGTACCGACAAATGGTTTCTTTGAATGGAAAAAGCCGGAATTGGCTAAAGCGCCTAAAGTTCCCTACTTTATCACTATGCGAGGAATGGATACGCCACTCTTTGCGATGGCAGGTTTGTACGATATATGGAGAGATGAGCAAGGACAAGAGTTGTATAGTTTTACAATAATTACAACCGAAGCAAACGAACTTATCAAGCCTTTGCACGATCGAATGGCAGTAATTTTGCCGGAAGAATCTGAAAGTATCTGGCTGGATACCACCAACACCAACCCTGCAAAGCTTCTATCTATACTCAAACCCTTCCCACCAGAATTAATGGCAACGTATCAAGTCTCAAATCAGGTAAATTCGCCCTACAACAATACTCCCGAATTAATCGAGCCGTTGCTTTAGTAAGGCAGGGCTGTTGCGAGTTCGGAAAGGAGGTGCAGGCGGAACGCCTGCCGGGGTGGCAAGGGGTGTCCCCTTGAACTTACCCTCTCCCCTCCTCTCCGGCGGAAGCAATAGGTTATTGCCCTAAAAACGTTTCTTGCAACAGCCCTGTTTAGCAAGGTGTAGTTGTTGTAATATAGATGGATATCTAAACTCATAGAATTTTAGTGTGCTTTGAGTAAAATTGATTCGGTTAAGGGATAATTGCGTAGTATAATTGCCTCGTAACCAGTAAATGCAATATACGTTAACCTAATTGTCATCTTGAAAGGAGGACTCTCCAGCGTGAAGGGATTAATCCTCAGCGGCGGAAAAGGTACGCGGCTGCGCCCCCTGACCTATACCAGCGCCAAACAGCTTGTGCCGGTAGCTAACAAGCCGGTCTTGTTCTACACCATCGAAAACCTCGTGGAGGCTGGTATTTCCGAAATTGGGATTGTAGTAGGCGATACCGCCGCCGAGGTGAAAACTGCTGTTGGTAGTGGTGAAAAGTGGAATGCAAAAATAACCTATATTCAACAAGAAGCGCCGTTAGGATTGGCACACGCTGTAAAAATCTCACACGAATTTCTTGGAGATGATCAGTTTGTAATGTATTTGGGCGATAATATGCTTGAGCAAAGCATCCGCCCACTGGTTGAGGATTTTAAAACAGGTAAATGCAACTGCCAGATTTTATTAAAAGAAGTTACTAACCCTCAAAGCTATGGGGTTGCAGTTTTAGCGGGTGATAGAGTGGTAAAACTAGTTGAAAAGCCCGCAGATCCACCGAGCAACCTGGCGTTGGTGGGTGTATATATGTTTGACCACAATATTTTCACCGCAGTTAACGAAATAAAACCAAGTTGGCGAGGCGAACTAGAAATCACCGATGCAATTCAATACTTGGTGACTAACGGTTATAATGTCAAACCTTTTGTGGTAGAGGGTTGGTGGGTCGATACCGGAAAGCAAGCCGATATGCTAGAGGTAAATCGTCTCATTTTAGACCGACTAGAACGCAATGTTTCTTGCTATGTAGATAAAGATAGCCGCGTTGAAGGCAAAGTGGTTATCGAACAATCAGCCGAAATTATTAATAGTGTAGTGCGTGGTCCAACAATTATCGGCAGGGGCTGCCGGATTATAAACAGTTACGTAGGACCATATACGTCGATTAATCATAACTGTACAATTAGTGATAGCGAAGTTGAGCACAGCATTATTCTTGAAAATAGCCAGATTCATGATATCCCCAGTCGGATTGAGGATAGCCTTATAGGGCGAAACGTGGTAGTGGAAAAATCGCCCATCAAACCCAAAGCCTTAAAACTATTACTGGGCGATAACAGCCGGGTAGGAATTCTTTAATTTTTTAGAGGAGAGTTATATCAGCTTTATGAAGAAAGTCTTAATTACTGGCGGTGCGGGCTTTATAGGCTCGAATTATGTCCGCTATATGCTTGAAAAATACCCTGATTACCACGTAGTAGTGCTAGACAAATTAACATACGCCGGTAATCTGGCAAATCTGGCAGATATTGAACAAAATTATGGGGATCGCTATACCTTTGTAAAAGGCGATATTGCCGACCCGGTAGCAGTTGATCAGGCGATGAAAGATTGCCAATACGTTTTGAATTTTGCTGCCGAAAGCCACGTTGACCGCTCAATTGAACAGCCCGGTCAATTCATCATGACCGATGTTTACGGCACTTTTGTACTTCTGGAAGCTGCCAAAAAATATGCGGTAGAACGTTTTGTGCAAATTTCCACCGATGAGGTTTACGGACATATTCCGCAAGGTTCTTCTAAAGAAGGCGATCGCCTCGAAACACGCAGCCCCTATTCTGCCAGTAAAGCGGGCGGTGAGCTTATGGCGCATGCTTACTATGTCACTTATGGCGTTCCGGTGCTGATTACACGTGGTAGCAATAATTATGGACCATATCAGTATCCTGAAAAGCTTATCCCGCTTTTTATCACCAACGTAATCGACAATATTCAGGTTCCGGTTTACGGTGATGGACAGCAGATTCGCGACTGGATTTATGTGCTAGATCATTGCAGCGGTATAGATTTGGTACTACACAAAGGTCAACTCGGTGAAGCTTATAATGTAGGTGGTGGTAACGAACGCACCAACCTTGAAATAACTCATAAGATTCTTGAATTGACCGGAAAACCGCTTGACCTTATCAAATACGTTAAAGATCGCCCCGGTCATGATCGACGCTATTCACTGGATACCACCAAAATTCGCCAATTGGGTTGGGAGCCGCAATTCACTTTTGAAACGGCGATGCGCCAAACTGTCGAGTGGTTCCTGAAAAACGAGAAGTGGTGGCGACCGCTTAAATCAGGAGAGTTCCAAGAATACTACCAACGTCAGTACGCCAATCGCTAGGCATAATTAGAAATAGATTAGTTTCAAGAGCAGTCAGTGGGCTGCTCTTTTGTTTTTCTTGAAATCTGAGCCGCAAGCAGCTAAACTAAGCGATACAAATATGGTACTTAATATGGGGAGATCAAATTGAAGAAAATCTACGTTCTGCCACTAATAATTTGTTGTATATTGCTTGTTTCTTGCGGTGAGAATAGCCCAACAGCGGCAAAATCTCCTTCTCCTGCGCCAAATGCAACTATTCGCCCATTGACCACTTCTCCAGTAACAACCGGGGCGGTTACTGCTGCTACTATCGCTATCAGCAATGCTACTGCTACCCCCATTCCCCCAAATGTCATAACTATTCCGGCATCCGGCAGTTACACCGGTAGTCTGGAAGTATTTAAGAAAGTATTCGAAGCAACCGGAAAAGCTAATTCATATCGCTTCTCAGTGGTTTCCACCGGAGTCAGTTTGAGCGGGGTGTTTGTTA
This window contains:
- the cobU gene encoding bifunctional adenosylcobinamide kinase/adenosylcobinamide-phosphate guanylyltransferase produces the protein MSKPSKERLISLVLGGARSGKSTFAEKLASSRASNLAVLYVATLEPYDAEMQERVERHRASRPDTWRTLEAPLNLAETVRQGYKGEKLVLLDCLTLWTTNRLMSITPLDKDAAGYVSQIPPEDDLALESTTPTTPVEVTSPDYFAEERAMAQELESLVAWLREQNCGLVMVSNEVGMGLVPPYPLGRAYRDALGRLNQVAANLADEAFFCIAGIPIDLKKLQYNFDEDI
- a CDS encoding MerR family transcriptional regulator, encoding MLENTLDLPIYSIKAVAHMAGITEPTLRAWEKRYKILTPQRTESGHRRYTKRDIYRVMWLRNRLEEGMSISQASTLLQAQPEETVLEVMQYENRQARSNSTKTNGRGSHPKNTRLNEVRSMSVLGNELMNAFLQFDEQTADNLISEAAGFYPPEEVCVDLIQPVLYEIGDRWMRNEVTVATEHFASNICRTRLNAMINSLPVLETGPLILTGCAPHEFHEVGVVMTTFFLRRNGWRVLYLGQNVPALDLEKDLRRLKPAMVVFSASRSETAIALHQEISPVIEKVKQYWLPGIIFAYAGRAFTEDPNLHALFKNAVYFGDEGRQSVALVEKVLSKD
- a CDS encoding histidine phosphatase family protein, coding for MPKLILVRHGQTDYNAQRRYQGHTDIPLNEMGLRQARALQKRLSHLKLTAAFCSDLSRARTTAQIGLEGHSPKLEAEILPGLREASGGRAEGLNYNQMLEQFPEETKLWQSDRYNYSPPGGENLKTVLERVSQAIDYITNKHPGEDEVVLVVAHGGVIGTLLCHYMGMDLNRIWQWRVDSCSLSIVHLYDNASILSLFNDTSHIDSMDLSEGK
- a CDS encoding SOS response-associated peptidase, which translates into the protein MCGRFALKANIDSIEERFTAQAMFSNTDFAPSFNIAPSQVCPVIVASEKGRQIRLMKWGLIPSWSKEFKANYSTINARVEGIETKPAFRKPFKSQHCLVPTNGFFEWKKPELAKAPKVPYFITMRGMDTPLFAMAGLYDIWRDEQGQELYSFTIITTEANELIKPLHDRMAVILPEESESIWLDTTNTNPAKLLSILKPFPPELMATYQVSNQVNSPYNNTPELIEPLL
- a CDS encoding glucose-1-phosphate thymidylyltransferase; its protein translation is MKGLILSGGKGTRLRPLTYTSAKQLVPVANKPVLFYTIENLVEAGISEIGIVVGDTAAEVKTAVGSGEKWNAKITYIQQEAPLGLAHAVKISHEFLGDDQFVMYLGDNMLEQSIRPLVEDFKTGKCNCQILLKEVTNPQSYGVAVLAGDRVVKLVEKPADPPSNLALVGVYMFDHNIFTAVNEIKPSWRGELEITDAIQYLVTNGYNVKPFVVEGWWVDTGKQADMLEVNRLILDRLERNVSCYVDKDSRVEGKVVIEQSAEIINSVVRGPTIIGRGCRIINSYVGPYTSINHNCTISDSEVEHSIILENSQIHDIPSRIEDSLIGRNVVVEKSPIKPKALKLLLGDNSRVGIL
- a CDS encoding YihY/virulence factor BrkB family protein, translated to MKGIFSTLKRGLTKFLEDQGTGWAAAIAYYALVSVFPLIIGVVVIATLIIQDDNTRKDITKSLIEAFPKADQAGVNINEIINNFIDTLSKAAPVLAVVSVIGTLWSGSGVLDGIMTAVNVAWDVKRDRRSFFKKAVIRFGMLIGLGILFIISTGMGFAIQIIRGLDIGILGISTNSFSLLWDTIIFIVLYLLNVAIFMVIYRLAPDRTLEKRIRWKPILLGAVIAAFLFEISKLLLTFFLTGFGGAQSYQRTYGAIAGVIIFLFYVYVSACILLIGAEIAAVATRKAEVEAGELREPEIKKTNSNILTPVTVEIAKPKETKSGLLPAFFSLAIVGLFIVAGRKRSNRK
- the cobS gene encoding adenosylcobinamide-GDP ribazoletransferase — encoded protein: MLSFLVAVQFLTTLPVPLRRQASSEDVGRAVRYFPIVGLWLGVMLASLNWLLNFFMPANIVATLLVASLLAFTGALHFDGFLDSCDGMFGYRTPERRLEIMRDSHVGSFAVAGGWVLLTLKYVALLNIPPDLMTPALLLAPVLGRWALVTAVVIFPYGRDSGLGILFKQHTGKLEMALAGLGVLVFSLLTLRLFGVVLVLTNFVFAYLFGKYVMSKLPAGLTGDSYGAITESSETLAWLIIGAAAGVIKSMWFL
- the rfbB gene encoding dTDP-glucose 4,6-dehydratase, whose amino-acid sequence is MKKVLITGGAGFIGSNYVRYMLEKYPDYHVVVLDKLTYAGNLANLADIEQNYGDRYTFVKGDIADPVAVDQAMKDCQYVLNFAAESHVDRSIEQPGQFIMTDVYGTFVLLEAAKKYAVERFVQISTDEVYGHIPQGSSKEGDRLETRSPYSASKAGGELMAHAYYVTYGVPVLITRGSNNYGPYQYPEKLIPLFITNVIDNIQVPVYGDGQQIRDWIYVLDHCSGIDLVLHKGQLGEAYNVGGGNERTNLEITHKILELTGKPLDLIKYVKDRPGHDRRYSLDTTKIRQLGWEPQFTFETAMRQTVEWFLKNEKWWRPLKSGEFQEYYQRQYANR